Proteins encoded by one window of Clostridium bornimense:
- the lexA gene encoding transcriptional repressor LexA — protein sequence MSEKKNMQMEVYNFLKKTTLEKGYPPSVREICEAVGLRSTSTVHGHLSRLEKKGYIRRDPTKPRAIEFTKEEVVPKEMVRIPVVGKVTAGMPILAVENIEDTFSLPLQFIHSNKELFMLKVSGTSMIEAGINDGDYAIIEKTNVASNGDKVIALIENEATLKTFYKEKDHIRLQPENSTMEPIIVDDCSILGKLIGIFRNYK from the coding sequence ATGAGTGAAAAGAAAAATATGCAAATGGAAGTTTATAACTTTTTGAAGAAAACTACTCTTGAGAAAGGATATCCACCTTCTGTTAGAGAAATCTGTGAAGCTGTTGGCTTAAGGTCTACTTCTACTGTACATGGACATCTTTCTAGACTAGAAAAGAAAGGATATATAAGACGTGATCCAACTAAGCCTAGAGCTATTGAGTTCACAAAAGAAGAAGTGGTTCCTAAAGAAATGGTTAGAATTCCTGTAGTAGGAAAAGTAACAGCTGGAATGCCTATTTTAGCTGTAGAAAATATAGAAGATACATTTTCTCTTCCGCTTCAATTCATACATTCTAACAAAGAATTATTTATGCTTAAAGTATCTGGTACGTCAATGATTGAAGCTGGTATAAACGATGGAGACTATGCCATTATTGAGAAAACAAATGTTGCTTCAAACGGCGATAAAGTAATAGCACTTATAGAAAATGAAGCCACACTTAAAACTTTTTATAAAGAAAAAGATCATATAAGATTACAACCTGAAAATTCAACTATGGAACCTATCATTGTAGATGATTGCTCCATATTAGGAAAACTTATCGGTATCTTTAGAAATTACAAATAG